TGAACTTAGCCTTAGATTTGAGTTCTTGTCAATATAAAGTCTTCACTGTTCTGAATCGGAGAATAGTCAACTCCAGGTAACCATAGCAACAGAACTTCTGCTGGTTCTTTCAGTAGGATATGAAGTAGATCAGATAATGTGCTGTGTATGATCAAACCTGTTTTTGAATATAATGATCATGTGTTATCACTTGTATTGTTTAGCTGTCTGTGAGGTTCTATTAatgacaggacaggacaggacaggacaggaaaggaaaggaaaggaaaagaaaggaaaggaaaggaaaggaaaggaaaggaaaggaaaggaaaggaaaggaaaggaaaggaaaggaaaggaaaggaaaggaaaggaaaggaaaggaaaggaaaggaaaggaaaggaaaggaaagctcATTGTAATTGTAACTTATATGTGCTATCAGTTTTGAGGTCTGTAACTCACGGTCGTTGTCGTGAATGATTTGGAAATTCTTGACAGACGCCTGAGTGACTCTGCCGTGGAAGTTGAGCACATAGGACTGTGTGTCATCATTCCACACGGGCGTCTTGTTGTGAAGTTCAATCACACTCTCTGTGTTCTTGTTCTGCCACCTGGCAAGAAGTGACTCATGCTCCTGTAATGAACAAGAGTGTAATAGCTTCATGCATTGACAGCAGATCAATTGTGTTGTTATTAGAAGCAGCTGAATTTGTCTGGTTATTGAGAAGTTAGGTAACACATACATTTCGTGGGCGAATTGACACTCGCTCATGGTCCATGTTCATTCCAGGAATGATGACACTCATTTTGCGAGGACCTTTGAATCCTAAAACATTGGTTTCCTAGAAATATGAAATATAGCATGTCCCCAAACAAACCAGGGAATACATTAATAAAATATgacatattattattaatattaatggtTAATGGtaactgtttttatgcagtaaaacaaaaaagtatcCTTAGCAAAAGCTGCATTTACTTCCTATCTCATTAGCATGAACTATGATGGTTATATTTGGATACATAAAAGCTCTGGATATTAATGCATCATTAATATTCCAGAAAATTAAAACATGCACAGATGATAATTAACTTGATCTACAGTTCATTAAAGAGGTGTCATGACTCTTCAATTTCCACTGAGAGCTTCATCTGATTATCTGACTGGAAATTTTTAAACAACTACATTCAACATTTCAGTATTGCATTTTTACAACAAACAAAATGATACCTATCAGTTATTTTACTTAGATACAGGAACACACCCTGTTTAGTAAACTATTAGAAAAAGTTCAGAATCACTATAATTAAGGTGTGTGAAGacattagagctgaaacgattaatagactcaaagtgatccaaaaaaaatcattcaaccacaattctcctgaatcaaagctttgtttccttcatttctctgctgttaaacattggttccactgttgtgtttcacacggacgcttactgtgatgcacaaagaagcttcaattcaggaaaactgcaatagaatatttcccttcaatcaattcgagtcgattaatcaaattgtgaatttttgcatttgcttcaagcgcCTAATCGATtagtcggttgcagctctagaagaTATGAATCATACTGACACTGAAGTAGCCTGCATCTTCTTGCCGTttgttatatataaaaaaaaaaaaatacaacaatgtttGATAGTAACAAGAATTTTACTCACATAGCAAATGGCTGCTAGCTCTTGGCGCAGGTTGCTAGCTTCAAGGCTGGTGGTGCTCTTCATAGGGTTCAGACCACTGTCGTACACAGTAAACTTTGTCCCCATGAGGTTTGATCTGCACAGGAAAAGCAGAATGAACACATCAAATCATGTTCATGCACAATATACAGCATGAGTGTCTTCTTATGCAACATAATGCAACATAATTTGCACCACttcaattctaaaaaaaaaaaaaaaaaaaaaggaaaaaacagccTTTTATAAACCTATTCCAGGTCATTCACAGTGCCAGTTCCCATTCTGTGACTCATTACCCTAGATTAGGTTTGACACGGCTTATTAATGAGCATTTACTATGCACAGCCTGCTTTGCTTACTTTACATTAAATCCTCCGGTTTCTTGCATTATAGTATTATCTGTGGTGGATCAAATATTGCAATGTAGTTACATTATTCTATCATAAATAATTGTAAGTAATTATGAAATCACTAGAGCATACAATGATGCATACTAATCCTACCAAACACTTCCGTATTCAGTTGTTGTTGGGAAACTCTGTTATCCTGATACATTTTCTACTATTATGCAACCACTTTTTTAGACTTGCAGGAGTGTGTTTATTTTTacataacagaataaaatagaatagtaaTGTTATTCTTTGTTGCATTTATTTAAGTTATTAATAACAAAGGAAGTCCTCACACCGTTTATAAGTGTGTATCATTGTAGGACATTTATACACTGTGGCCATAGAGTTGGAGAAATTTTGTTTTCGGACACATtcatgtttttattcctatttatacacatcagtaatcagctTTGACCTGGTgcgatgattacatactgagtcccagtcacactttagaataaatcacattgacgCAATCATTTCACGAGAAGAGGtggaaatattttattccaaccttatgggcaacagtgtattttacaTTTTGGCAACGACCTAAAATGCAGGACATATTTATTAAGTCTGTACACCTGTAGaaagaataattaaaaacaaaagacaaaggaaATACTTGTGGGTCAATTATTTTGGCTCACCTCCTGAACTTCCTGAAATAAAAAACCTTTTTAGTATAATTTGCTCAGTTTGAATTCCTCAAGCTTTATTAAGTCATCTCAGAGGAACTCCACCATTATGAGCGCTCATATCAAGAGGAAAAACTATTTTACACTTCAGTGCCATATGAAAACACATTTATAGAAATGCATGACCATTCAGCCAGCAGAACAGTGGTTGTATGGATAAGAACTGTGGCTGTATATAAATGTGTAGTTGGTCCCTCACTCTTCAAATCCACAGATATAAAAAGCTGAATGTGCTCCTCCTATAGGACACACCTGATTTAGCCCCTCAAGGACTCTTGAGCTGCACTAGATTAAAGGTCAGTGTTCATTTAAATGTAGATCTCCATCATTCAAGTGGGATTGTGATTGCAAAGGTTTGAGTAGAGCATCGACCAATGGTCTGACCAGCTCTGAAGATTAAAGGCTGCACAGAGCCATATTTGATTAAACTCCCCTGGAGTTTCCATGGTGCTACGGACACAGCCTTGAAGCTGTCTCTAAGGATAACGTACTACTCACTTCCTACCAATCCAACTGTGGTACTATGGCCTTAAAATTAAAAGGACCTCATATACACATAGAGGAAAGGAGTACATGTATGCTGCAGTGAGTGGTGGATAACAGATAATTCATACATGAGACAAAACCTGTTTGTGAAGCTGTAGATAAGTACTTTAACCCTGTAactccaaacgtatcatatttgatacatgagttttgaagccctctacatgatcagtgtgatattttttttcttgaaaaacctgtgtATACCAtttgatacatgcaatacatggataatccaccaggggggaggaatttgttcaccagaggcctttccagtgacactacaagattgtcattaatgaggaaggaggcagaactttgccaattttgaaaaggaattaccaatttgttagacatgtttgtgttatagtatgtttttgtttcttcaaaaataataatatttgagcattgagacccaatgtatcaattatgatacaaaattgaaactcatacatggaaattgatatttgaaaaaaaaacattttttggttgttcagaaggaccaataaaggctccagtttcaaagaactggaattttctgtcagtgatttaatggttcaggctttacagggttaaatatcctCTAAGACCCAGCAATAAACTTTCATCCCCAGtatgggacaagagttttacagctttacttaaaaaaaaaacaaaaaaaactgtccactgcataGGATATTCCATAGAATAAGTGTAtaaaaagctgttgcatcatggtgtttccaatcatggcaattatttaatgcaaaaaagacaAAGCTTTGACTTACTGGGCCTCAGAAGGATATGGAAATTGTGATTTAAATATGCTCTACAACTGCACAGATTCAATTTGTCATTAATTCATTAATATTATATCCAATAGGACTTCATAAAAACAAAGAGTAGTCActgaattttaattatttacatatgcaaatgtgtttttgtgaaatacaTCTGGAGTGCTGACCATTATCAGATGTCTGTTAAATATTCATAAGAACATGGTGCggaaaccaaataaaaaatacatgagatTAATACACTTGAGATTAATACAAAGAACAACCAAATAGCAATTACATCACAAAAAGCACGACTAAAACTCCCAGAGGCTTTGACTTGTACTTTAGTATAGCTGACCCTATGCTGCTGTCTGCCAGACTTCATTTCACAAAGTCAATGTGATCTTACCTCAATTTACCAATGAAGCTCTCTCCACCTCGAGACAGATCAGTGGGATCGATGGAGATGAGGTAATTTGATGTTTtactcttttttctctttcttccagCCAGGAGGAAAACCTATGGACACAACTAAAATGTCATCACCACATAAGCACAAAACTTCCAGACACTTAATGCATCTCTTAATCATGTAGAAACTATTCTACCTGAGAGCTATCACAGGtagaacagtattttttcagttgtgttgttgttttagttgagTTGTTTTGTTATTTTGCCTCTCTGACCCTCCTCACCTTCTTGCCATCCTCTCTCTCCAGGTGAAGGTAGTAGGTGGGGTACATGCCTCTGTCCATGCCCTTCTTATCTCTGGTGATTCTGCATTTCACTCTGACACCCTGGGGTGCTGGTCGCAGAGAAAACTCTTCAAGATCGTCTACATCGATGGCAGGTTCGTTGACTGGCGGAGTGGGTGCTGAGGCCACCTCCTGTAGGAGACCACAGCCCACACAGGGCAAGACCCCTCATGAGATGGTGAGCTGTTCAGTGATGTGTTGGAGCTGCCTTTTATTAGAAAAGAGCAATGAGTCTGAAGACCCACTGGGGATGAGAATGAGTACAGAGTGTCTAAAATAAGGACCTGGTGTACAGACAGGAGATTGAGCTGAACGAGGGGAACGAGGAACGGCTGTTATCGTATTCACAACAGCAGCTGACATTTCAACTTGAACAGAAAGAAGGCAACAGTTTTTATAAAGGCTAAAGCTGTTGAGATGTTGACTCATTCTAATATAAGATTTTGCAGCTCTTAGGTGAATATCTGGGGTCCATGCTCACTGTCATTCCTGTACTTGCCCTTTTAAGGGTCAAGACAGAGGCTGCACACTGTACAGGTGCGTTGGTCAGATGTGTTACAGCAATTATGACTAATTTTGACTCTGGAAATTAAAGCTGCTGCTATGGATTATTTTTGCAATCCAATAATTTATCAATTATTTTCTccaatttgatttgattacaaGATTATTTGAATAGATTAtttatgaaccatctgggaccctgaaAACCTCAGGGacaggtcttttgctggtgcccagagtcaggactaaacacggtaaagctgcgtttcagttccatacagctaaactctggaacagtcttcctgatgaagtgagacaggcctctactctgacaatgtttaagtcaaggctgaaaacagttctgtacaactgtgcatagaacaactgaaagagttctatctgcactcttctcttttaccttattttaattgattattatttatgtttgattgattatgttttaattgtaattgtgtgtttttaactctcttttccatttttgtaaagcaccgtgaattgccctgtgtatgaattatgttatacaaataaatttgaaaaagtaaagaaaaaataagtaagtacaaatgtgaaaaagaaaaagacatatctaaaactagaagcactcggagagcgcagacctccaccaaggctgatcagtgggcccccccgtgggcccccccacccccgatcaccaccaaaatttaatcatttcttccttatcccatttccaacaaaccctgaaaatttcatccaaatctgcccataactttttgagttatgttgcacactaacggacagacaaacaaacagacagacaaacaaaccctggcaaaaacataacctccttggcgtggggcgggcgggcactgatcagccttggcggaggtctgcgctctccgagtgcttctagtttcttctgAAACCTTAATTCTCTGACCTACGACAGCTCATGCTatacttgtatatatatatatatatatatatatatatatatatatatatatatatatatatatatatatatatgtatgtatgtatgtgtgtgtatatatatatatatatatatatatagatatatagatatatagatatatatacacaagaacaaacaagtcaaatgacatgtaTAAACAATATGTGCATTGCAATCTTCAACAAATTTGTAACTTAAGATGTAATTAACATATAATTTTGTGTTGGTCCTGGCGTCATgtacgtcacaataagcatccgtgtgaaactcAACAGCGGAACCGATGattagcagcagcaaaataaaGGAAACTAAGCTTTGATTCAAGCATAttgtaatcaaatattttttgaTTGATACGAGTCAATTAATTGATTCATCATTTCAGCTCTGCTGGAAATAACACACTGTCTTGGTACTATCTGAAACGTGATGAGATTTTGTTGCATGTTGACAGGTTTGTTTTGCTGTACACAACAGTTTTCTGAGGGGATAAAAACATCATTTCCATAATAAAGCTGTTTTGATTTTTAGTCTATGTGAATTTGGATGAAGCAGACAAGCGTTATCTCCTTTTAAAGAGAAGTGGGAGCAGAGGTTCAGTCACAGCAGAAATAAGCGAATAAGTGTCGTTCTCAATGATAACAGAACAAAAAACATGACAAGAAAATCTCTGAATGAGTATTATGCAGGAGGCTACTGAGAAACAGCTGGTCTAGCGCAGTTTTAGAATAATCCATGTAAAGTCTTTGGATATATATTTCTTAATCATATATGTTCACACTTCAGTTGGAAAAACTCAAATATCCTCCCTTTAACCCCAACTATGAGAATCCATCTGAGCAACCAAACAGCATTTTATTCACAAAAGACACCATTTAAGGAGCAGAAACACACTGTAAATGTCCTTGTACCTTGCATGATTTCTTGCTAGTGGCAGAGCCTGGTCTCGTGTTGCTGTTGAGCTGTGAAGAACTGGAGCTGatttcatcctcatcatcctcttcctcatcGAAATTCATACTGCTGGAAATACCTTCACAGGCAAGAACAGAGGTGTGAGTAATTTTCCCTGCTGTTAATTACTAAAAATGGAGCACTGAAACACAAAAGGGCTCTAACAAGCATACTTTGAATAACTGTTATCATACTGTATAGTTTATGAAAAGCAGACTGCATGTGTTGgatttaaataatgtaaaataaggtATAGAATTTGCACTGGTATGATGTCtggcaaatattaaccctttatagttcactcatagaaatattctgaaattaaaaatttcagccttagtgtgttattggaggacctagcaagattttattacttttttgaaaattttcaaaatgttttattgttgtgtagaaaatcaaaatcagtgaagttactgtatttggttccttgcctgtaagtggcaaaaaagtaATCcatgaagtatatataaaaaaggcaataggctactgccacagtactgtggcatgaaatatcggtttgtatattgccacagagccaaccaaatgttagcatttgtactggaGTTACATAaactcattatcctcttattgccacagtactgtggggatatatggtgtatatttcagtgcattcttttgtgcattctGCTACTACaatactgtggcaattgatggaagaaacaacaaattagtgatagtatatagtatagaataggaattactGTTCTAAATgagggtgacatggtggtgcagtggttagcactcatgcctcacagcaagaaggtcctgggttcgattccaacaccagtcgacagggggtgggacctttctgtgtggagtttgcatgttctccctgtgtttgcgtgggttctctccgggtactacggcttcctcccaccatccaaagacatgcactgataggttaattggttaatctaaattgcccataggtgtaaatgtgagagtgactgtctctatatgttcagccctgcgatgaactggcgacttgtccagagtgtaccccgcctttgcccgtaagtagctgggatgggctccaagcgacccccgtgaccctagtgaggataaagtgggttcagataatgaatgaatgaatgttctaaACGCgctatatgttgttgttttttggtgttctttgctctgtgcagtcagtgagattgaggctggagaaggtgggcggagctacatgttcgaTGCAGCAGTGTGCCGTGTTATTCCTCAGTTCAGTGTATTAAGTGCTGtgctctgaattctgcactctgaacattgtcccagtgactgatttatatcaatggcggacccccccaccccccagtttgaaaatctgcagaaaaaaaaaatagttgcttTGACCAGGAATCAAACCCCAGTCTTCCTCATTGCAGTCTGAAGCATTACCTACTGAGCCAATACCCTGCTGTCCTTGTGtgtgacctatttgctatctgattgccagCTTTATTGCCACAGTACAGtgtcagcagggtgacaggttactagtctacacatgatataatgagggattggctgattggctctgtggtaatagacaaaccaatatttcgtgccacagtactgtgtcagtagccacttcatataaaaaacacaagaaaaacacatgtaatgtcaaAGGAACGTGcattttagaacatcacttttagaacattagaacagcaTAAGTGctaatccagacacctgtccacatccacattacccctttgaacatcattccttacattagtaccattacttcatggtacctaacaaagcaggtacactcactgttcatgcagaggtggaccttacagaccctggagaccacattggacctgagattgttgactcactgtcctcactgtaactgttgctgtcactgtcttgtaatgtgtgcagaaatgaccaaaaatagtcacttgcctgataaagggttactATATTTTCTACAGTCCTATGACAGAACCAAACATCACCCATACCCATAATGCAAAGGTTACTaaggatttctttctttttcagtaaaaactcAGATTGATCCAGCCTGTTTACATCTTGAATTCCAAATCAGCACAAATGCATTTTTGCTGCCAacagttatatttaatattaacCATTTTTGTAATAATAcctaaatgttaatttttctggTGTGAGAGGCGTACGTAGGTGCAAGTATCTCCTCCACAGCAGATTGTTCTTTCATAATtaaaacgaacaaacaaatgaTGTTTACAGATAAATACAGTATGATCATTAGCGTGTGGATTCTatcttttcattttgttattttaatattCATGGTTCTTAAAGTGGCGCTTCTATTTGCGCTTGCCAGCTCTTATGTGATTCAGTGTGCTTCATCCTCCTACGACCAGCCCGAGCACTACACCAGACATGATGTGGGAGTAAATATGGGTCACGGTTTCTGATGCGCATCCACTGACTGTACCTTTCTTGAGCATGGTCACCCGGAGGTCCTGTTTACTCTGAGACTGAGTGCAACTCATGACGGGCTCGCCCTCCCCCTCGTCTGAGGTAAGGTGGCCGACCGTCAGGATCTGGATCTGACCGTCGTCTTGCTGAGAGGACAGGCCATCGATCCCTGCTGGAGCACGACAACAAACCCCATCAATATACTGTACAGACAACATCAACGAGAATACAAACACACTTAAAAAATCAGCCACGTAGACAACATTTGACAGAGTAATTGCAATTCTTCCCTCATAACAATTTTGATAAGTACGTAGGTGTTTTGTGCTCTTTTCTAATCTTTAAAGTAATTGTTTTGTCAACTGCTATTGTCATTTAATTACATTCTAGACTACAGCAGAAAAGAACATAATGTTTTTACTGTTACAAGCCATCAAACTCAGAAGAAGCAATCTCTTTTTCCAGTGTCTTTTATTCTTATATTCAATAATAACTTAATAAACACAGTGATGACATCTTAAATATAATAGTAAGAAAGAGTAGTTTTTGAGGTTTTCATATGGATATGGTTTTACTGTCAAAATGTAGATATGTAAAAGAACATATTACttgattttttgtcatttaagtgtTTCTTAAAGTTTCTTTTTCAGcataaaacaataaacaacaatgcGTACGAAGAAAGATGAGATCTGAGAGATGAGAGACTAACCCCATTTCCCAGATCTTGAAAACACAATAATATGacaagcagaagaaaaaagaaaaatgaaatcaCTAAACTGTAGACAAATGTgtatcaataaataaacaaaacaggtcaaataAAGGGTCTCAGGAGATAATCCCATCTGTTTTAGTTTGAGTTTGTTGTTTCTACCAATGCATCTGACATGTGTCTGTTATGTGTCTGTTATATTACTTCATTTTGAATATTTTAAAGcagataatttcactttttcCTTATTGGTATGCATATGGTATCTAATTGTTGAGTTCTGAAACTACCTCTAACATATTTACATTATGTGAGTCGCTGACCTCATTAACTTCctctcctttttattttattcatctggTGATGCCTCATTTACAGTGTAGTATTTTACTACTGACTACTAACTACTGATGTTTGTGTAGATATTTTGTTTATAATAACCAATATTCCAGTTTAACGTAGCCTCGCTGAATCTGTGTGTTTCAGGGAAGCAGAGAGTGAGACACAGTGAGAGTGAGACAGGTCCATCAGTGGTGTGTTTGGCACTACTGGCCTGATTAATCTCTTATCCCACTGGAATCCATTTGCCCTTTTTTCCTGCTTCTTTTTCCAAGTCATTACAAGGGTGAACATCTATTGCACTAGAGAGGCCATAATGGCTAGTATCTAGTGTCAGAAATAAAAGCGGTAAAATATGTTTATTAAACAGAAGCAATCATGATGTAGAAAATGTTAAAACGTGACTAAATgattctgtctttttctctctaACGATTGTTGTGAGTTTGCATGAGTTTTTTGACATTGATTTTTAATTACACTGTATTATGTTTAGTCTTCAGTGACAAGCTATGAATACAGCACGCATAGAAAACAATATCACAGAGGTAGTTTTTTTCACTGACTTTTTTTATACTTCCATCTTAAGACTAATTTATGTCTCCAGTTGTGGTGTGTCAGCAGGCTGACAGCACTCAGACCACCACACATTATTACAGACAGTTCACTTCTGACAAGCGTGGCAGCTTCATTGGCTGTGTTTGCTGCCAGATATGAGTTGAAAAATCGAAATGCAAACAATCGTCTCAGAGCTGAAGGAGGCTTTAATAGAGTTAGCTCAGAATTTGGCAGTTTTTCTTTCATACTGTACTGCGCCTCTCATGACTTGAATTCAGTGTTCAACTGATGAATATTTAAAGACTaagaacaaaaaaattatttggcaAACCTGGAAAAGGAACGGCTTGATTTTCATTACTAAAACCCCCTCCTGTTCAAACACCCCCTGTCTGTACTTTTCTGACTGATTGCGCTCTAATTCCCTGTGTCTGTCAGTCAGTGTTTTGTGTACCTCCGGCTCATctgatttgtgtttgttttaatgcaGACTGACCTTTGTGCTTccccttcctctccttcttctcgcTGCCTGTCTGTGGAGTGGAGCTGGCAGATGCTTTGCCTTTTTTGGCTGAGCGAGGCGGCTGTGTGTCCGCCATCACCTTCACCTCCTCCTGTTCAGCTTCTTGCACTAAACACAGAATTACAGAAAAACATCAGCACATACAGACTCACCAGgatgaaaagacagaaaaggacACATTGTTACATCTTTGCGGGGAAATAAATGAACTTATATTTCCTTTTCTCCATCAGAATATTAGCAGGGAGTGGGACAGTTCATGGCCTGGGGCCCAGAAACTGTCCCTCAGAACTGGTGCTTAGATGGTGCTCTGGACCCTGTGTGCAGATAAGCAGGCGTCGTCAATCCCAGTCCTAACTAAATTTCTGTTCTCTGGCAGATGCACTGCTAATCAGATAGCAGAACTGGAGAGGATAGCTTTCTAGCATTTATAGCTTCTGATTAAACTTTCTTATAGTCCCCATTTATCATtaacattgtttttctttttgttctacaTATGAAATGAAGCAAAACCTGCATAAGAATACATTCTCTTTTAgctaaagaaaaatacaagacagATTGATCACACAAGCAGCCTGAACATTCATTTGTTCAGttcattgtgtttgttttattctttgtttGAGCTCTTTGAATCAACAGAGGCGTCTTAACGGTGCAAATGCTGCTTACCGTGGTAAAtggtgctgctgttgctgctgaggTAGGATTCCACCAGCGGAGCCTGCTCCTCGCTCTGTTTGGTCCGGCGGGTCCGGGATCTCCCATCCACATTAGACTGGACCATCAGAGGCTcctgtctcttcttcttctgcttctgttcAAGCAGCGCTCGCTGTTGAATGTTTGTACATGAACACAAACACGTTCAGATTAAAAGAAAGCTGATGATGCACACGTttggaagaaaataaataaggTACATCCACCTATTATACACTGCtgcacataaagttggaatatcgttttttcagacacattcctctttttattcctatttatacacataagtaaccacctttgaccaggtgtaatgattacataccagttacactttatcaata
This sequence is a window from Sphaeramia orbicularis chromosome 3, fSphaOr1.1, whole genome shotgun sequence. Protein-coding genes within it:
- the tub gene encoding tubby protein isoform X1, producing MEGVSSNRSMSYSRWSYDSTLDDEGTNLRQQKLDRQRALLEQKQKKKRQEPLMVQSNVDGRSRTRRTKQSEEQAPLVESYLSSNSSTIYHVQEAEQEEVKVMADTQPPRSAKKGKASASSTPQTGSEKKERKGKHKAGIDGLSSQQDDGQIQILTVGHLTSDEGEGEPVMSCTQSQSKQDLRVTMLKKGISSSMNFDEEEDDEDEISSSSSQLNSNTRPGSATSKKSCKEVASAPTPPVNEPAIDVDDLEEFSLRPAPQGVRVKCRITRDKKGMDRGMYPTYYLHLEREDGKKVFLLAGRKRKKSKTSNYLISIDPTDLSRGGESFIGKLRSNLMGTKFTVYDSGLNPMKSTTSLEASNLRQELAAICYETNVLGFKGPRKMSVIIPGMNMDHERVSIRPRNEHESLLARWQNKNTESVIELHNKTPVWNDDTQSYVLNFHGRVTQASVKNFQIIHDNDPDYIVMQFGRVAEDVFTMDYNYPMCALQAFAIALSSFDSKLACE
- the tub gene encoding tubby protein isoform X2, with product MEGVSSNRSMSYSRWSYDSTLDDEGTNLRQQKLDRQRALLEQKQKKKRQEPLMVQSNVDGRSRTRRTKQSEEQAPLVESYLSSNSSTIYHVQEAEQEEVKVMADTQPPRSAKKGKASASSTPQTGSEKKERKGKHKGIDGLSSQQDDGQIQILTVGHLTSDEGEGEPVMSCTQSQSKQDLRVTMLKKGISSSMNFDEEEDDEDEISSSSSQLNSNTRPGSATSKKSCKEVASAPTPPVNEPAIDVDDLEEFSLRPAPQGVRVKCRITRDKKGMDRGMYPTYYLHLEREDGKKVFLLAGRKRKKSKTSNYLISIDPTDLSRGGESFIGKLRSNLMGTKFTVYDSGLNPMKSTTSLEASNLRQELAAICYETNVLGFKGPRKMSVIIPGMNMDHERVSIRPRNEHESLLARWQNKNTESVIELHNKTPVWNDDTQSYVLNFHGRVTQASVKNFQIIHDNDPDYIVMQFGRVAEDVFTMDYNYPMCALQAFAIALSSFDSKLACE
- the tub gene encoding tubby protein isoform X3 translates to MSSKHSSDWIPYSTLDDEGTNLRQQKLDRQRALLEQKQKKKRQEPLMVQSNVDGRSRTRRTKQSEEQAPLVESYLSSNSSTIYHVQEAEQEEVKVMADTQPPRSAKKGKASASSTPQTGSEKKERKGKHKAGIDGLSSQQDDGQIQILTVGHLTSDEGEGEPVMSCTQSQSKQDLRVTMLKKGISSSMNFDEEEDDEDEISSSSSQLNSNTRPGSATSKKSCKEVASAPTPPVNEPAIDVDDLEEFSLRPAPQGVRVKCRITRDKKGMDRGMYPTYYLHLEREDGKKVFLLAGRKRKKSKTSNYLISIDPTDLSRGGESFIGKLRSNLMGTKFTVYDSGLNPMKSTTSLEASNLRQELAAICYETNVLGFKGPRKMSVIIPGMNMDHERVSIRPRNEHESLLARWQNKNTESVIELHNKTPVWNDDTQSYVLNFHGRVTQASVKNFQIIHDNDPDYIVMQFGRVAEDVFTMDYNYPMCALQAFAIALSSFDSKLACE